The DNA region TAGGCCTGGCGTTATGATCTTCGATGATGAAATCGCGGGTAGCGACACGCACTGGCTTAGGCGCAGCCTTGACGACTCGCGCGGGCGCGACCGGTGCGGGCTGCACCACCGGCTGCGGTGCGGGATCGGCTTGCGCCATCTGCACCGGCGCTGGTGCCTGGGCTTCCGGCAAGGGCGCAACCTCGGGCGCGGCTTGCGCCATTTCAACGGGAGCATCCGCGACAGGGGCCAGCGCCAAAGCGACCGGCTGACCGGCATCGCCCTCGTTGATGGTCACGCCCATCAGCGCGGCGACACGCATGGGCGCCAATGAGGGTTCAGCGATCTGCGCCCAGTCCGAAATGCGCTTGTTCGCGGCCAGCGGCTCCATGTCCAGACCCACGATCATACGCGCATCCTTCCAGCGCCCGGCCAGCGCATAGGCATAGGCGAGGTTCTGGCGCGTGCGCGCCGTGGCCGACGGATCGTGGATCGCTTCGGACAGGATGCGGACGCCTTCGCCCGGATCGCCTGCCATCGCCATCGCCAGACCATAATCGGCAGCAGGCACAGTATCGGCATGAGCGGCCAGCAGCGCGCGCGCGTCGTCCGGACGACCCTGCGCCACCTGCACCAGCGCCAGGCTGACGATCGTGCTCGCGTCGCTGTTACCCAGCGTCATCGCATCACTCAGCGCCGTCTGCGCGGACGCGAACCGCCCGGCCAGCACATAGGCGCGGCCCAATATCTGGCGATAGGCGGCGTTTTGCGGCTCCAGTTGCACGGCGGCTTCGGCGGCTTCCACCGCCTTGGCGCCATTGCGATCGGCCAGCGCCTTTTCCGCTGCGATGGCAAGCTTGCCGGGATTGCCCTTCTGCTGGACGGTCGATGCCGACGGGCGGAAAGCCGCACCGGTGCAGCCGACCATAGTCGTCGCGACGAGCAGCGAGGACAGCGCCGCCTTAGCGAATGTCTTGCGTTTCATAACTTTACCCACCTTTCATTCACTGGCCGTCGCGCAGATGCGGCAGCTGCTGAGTCAGCCGGTCGATATCCGGCAGGTCGTTCAAAAGATCATCGAGTGCCTGGGTGACGATCTGCTGGGCCGAACGCCCGGTGATCGCGCAGGCCAGGCGCAATTTGAGATGCCGTTCCGCGTCGAGCCGCAACGTGAAGGCGGTCTTGCGACCACCCGCCGCGGCCGGGACCGACGCGACCTTGGCCGCGATCCGCTTGGCCAACAGCGTGCGCTCCACCACCACCGGCGGCACGGGCACGGCCGGGGTCATCGGCGTCAGGCCGATCGGCGCGGCCGGTTCCTCGCTCGGTTCATGCACCGGCTCGACATCGAAACCCATGTCGTTCCAGCCCAGATCATCCTGCGGCGTCGCCAGGCTCGATGCCCGATTGAAGCCCGGCATCGGGCGGCGCATCGCCGGCTGCGCTGCGCCCTTGCGCGCCAGCAGGCCGGAGGTCAGCGACGCGAGGGGTTTGGGTTCCGCCATCATCCTGTCCCTTACTGGCCGATCACGCGGCGGCCAAAGCCCCCGCCCGACGATCGGGCGGCGATCGTACCGACGCTGCCCTGGGGCACGGAAAAGACCGTGCGACGAAAATTCTTTTCTAGCCGATCCGACACATAGGACCACAGCGCCTCCACTTCGGCAGCAGAGCGCCCCTTGGGATCGACCTCCATCACCGTGCGGCCGTCGATCATCGACGCGGCGAAATCGGTGCGATGGTGCAGAGTCACCGGCGCGACCGTGCCATGCTGCGACAGCGCGACGGCGGCTTCGGACGTGATCCGCGCTTTGGGCGTCGCGGCGTTGACGACGAAGATCAAAGGCTTCCCCGCCCGTTCGCACAGGTCGACCGTGGCGCCGACGGCGCGCAGGTCATGCGGGCTGGGCCGGGTCGGCACGACGATCAGTTCGGCGACCGAAATCACGCTCTGGATCGCCATGGTGATGGCAGGCGGCGTATCGATGACGGCCAGCTTGAACCCCTGTTGGCGCAATATTTCCAGGTCGGCAGCCAGCCGGGCAACGGTCGTCTGGGCAAAGGCGGGGAACTCGGCTTCCCGCTCGTTCCACCAGTCGGCCAGTGACCCTTGCGGATCGATATCGATCAAGACCACCGGCCCCGCCTCGGCACGTTGCGCCTGCACGGCCAGATGGCCCGACAAGGTCGTCTTGCCCGATCCGCCCTTCTGCGACGCCAATGCCAAAATCCGCACGAATACCCCCCAGGAAATTCAATTCCGGCTGGGATTGCCACGACTGCCGCTAAAAATTGGTTAATCCCGTGCGAAACTTCCCGTTTGAACGATGCAGGATAGTTGAGCGGACCGCCTGCTTTGTGCCATTACGCTAACAAGACCTTAACCTTGTTTCGCCATTGCGGTCATCGATTATCCTTTCGCACTGGAGCCTGTGCATATGAAGCCTATCTGGGGAACGGCGGCGCTGGCCGCGATGCTGATCGCCGCGCCGCTCGCGCTGGCGGACGTGAAGACGGGAGTCGATGCATGGCAGCAGGGCGATTATGCCAAGGCGATCGCCGAATGGCGGCCGCTGGCGCAATCGGGCGATCCCGACGCGCAATTCAACCTGGGCCAGGCCTATAAGCTGGGCCGCGGCGTCCAGGCCGACGTCAACACTGCGCTGGACTGGTATCGCAAGGCGGCGGTCCAGGGGCATTTGCG from Sphingobium sp. HWE2-09 includes:
- a CDS encoding SPOR domain-containing protein, which produces MKRKTFAKAALSSLLVATTMVGCTGAAFRPSASTVQQKGNPGKLAIAAEKALADRNGAKAVEAAEAAVQLEPQNAAYRQILGRAYVLAGRFASAQTALSDAMTLGNSDASTIVSLALVQVAQGRPDDARALLAAHADTVPAADYGLAMAMAGDPGEGVRILSEAIHDPSATARTRQNLAYAYALAGRWKDARMIVGLDMEPLAANKRISDWAQIAEPSLAPMRVAALMGVTINEGDAGQPVALALAPVADAPVEMAQAAPEVAPLPEAQAPAPVQMAQADPAPQPVVQPAPVAPARVVKAAPKPVRVATRDFIIEDHNARPMPAKGRAEAAPIARMQQAAFIKPVATGASNWVVQLGAYDTAAIAKEKWMSMAGRSSTLAAFPVLTSQATVKGKPYHRLAISGFGSRADAMTACRTIRAKSGQCFVREGAQGATPQRWAIATKGRQFASR
- a CDS encoding ParA family protein; its protein translation is MRILALASQKGGSGKTTLSGHLAVQAQRAEAGPVVLIDIDPQGSLADWWNEREAEFPAFAQTTVARLAADLEILRQQGFKLAVIDTPPAITMAIQSVISVAELIVVPTRPSPHDLRAVGATVDLCERAGKPLIFVVNAATPKARITSEAAVALSQHGTVAPVTLHHRTDFAASMIDGRTVMEVDPKGRSAAEVEALWSYVSDRLEKNFRRTVFSVPQGSVGTIAARSSGGGFGRRVIGQ